In the genome of Bacillus marinisedimentorum, the window CTTTATCGAATAGATCCTTCAGTTCATCACGTGTCTTCACAGTAGCCGGATCAAATTCGCTTCCGACTGCTTCATCAAGAACTTGTTGATTGTAGATGTAGCCAAAAGCTTCAACCGTTACAGGCATACCATAGTATTTATCATCTTTTTTCATAAACTCAAGTGAACCGGGCTGTGCATGCTCAACCCATTCCTGGTCGGACAGATCAAGAAGCTTGTCCCCGAACTCTTCAAACTCCGACGCCATCATCATGATTGTCGGCGCATTATTGGAAGAATAAAGCGACGTCATTTTTTCATAAGAGTTCTGCCCCGCTAGCGGAATGACAGATACCTCGATATCATGAGTCGAATTAAATTCTTTTACCATATCTTCAAACTGGCCGATAACTTCCGGCTTACCGATCAGAACAGAAATCTTTGTTTTATCTTTAGAAGACCCTGAACTTCCTTCAGACCCGCCGCAAGCTGCCAGCAATGAAACCGTTAACAAAAATACAAGAAACAATGATACTATTTTGCGCACTTTGATTGCCTCCCCTTTTCACTTTGTTTTTCGTAAGTGCTTACATTGACATTCTACTCTGTGTTCCACATATATGTCAAACGTTTTCATATAAATTATTTCATGAAAAAATGTTGTCTCCTGCCAGTTATTTTCTGAAACGCTTGACCTACAAGCCTTTTTCTTGTTTCTATCCTCTGGTAATTAACCATCCAGCCCTTATTTATTCTGTATTTCACCTATATATATGATAAGGTTTCCACATATAATCAGAGATATTGTTTACTTTTCCTTGCATTATTCTTTACCTTTCGTATATCATAAGGTATGATAACGTTTACATGTTCAGGAGTTCCAACGGTGAACCCCTTAAAGAACGACGAATTGATCTAAGGGAGATCTGTTATGACAAATATCAAAGATGTGGCCCAGAAGGCCGGTGTCTCCGTAACAACCGTTTCAAGGGTCTTTAATAATAGAGGATATATCAGCAAGGAAACCAGAGAAAAAGTCATGAAAGCAATGGAGGAAGTTGACTATCAACCGAACCAAATTGCAAGAGCCCTCCAGAAAAGCCAGTCCTACTTGATTGGAGTCATTGTTCCAGACTCCAACCATCCCTTCTTCTCTGATCTTGTTAAATATATTGAGATGTACGCAAGTGAAAAAAATTACAAGATACTGCTCTGCAATTCACTTGGAGATGCTGAAAAAGAAGCCAATTACATCAGCATGCTGAGGCAAAACCGTGTTGACGGGATAATCATGTGCAGCCATACCCTGCAGGTTGAGCAATATAAAAAAGCGAACCTGCCGATCGTTTCATTCGACAGGATTTTGTCCAATAATATTCCCTATGTAGGGTCAGACAACTTTTTGGGCGGTGAACTGGCTACTCGGCACCTGATTGAAAACGGGTGTAAAAATCTGCTCCATATTTCCGGGCCGTCAGAACTTGACTCACTTCCTAACCGGCGGACAGATGCATTTAAACTTACCTGCATGAAACATGACATCCCCTTCACGATAGTGGAAGGTGCCCTTAACAAATTGACCTTCGACTATTTTTGGGATTTCATCAATAAGGAAGTTTCCAAATATCTCCGCGATATAGACGGCGTTTTTTGCAGCAATGACACGGTAGCTTACGCCCTCTATATTTATGCAATAAAAAACGGCATCAAAGTGCCGGAAGACTTACAGATCGTCGGATATGACAATCACAGTTTCACCAGGATGCTGCAAACTCCGAGGCTGACAACAATCAGCCAGCCGACTGACCGCATCGGTAAAGTATTATCGAACACATTGATTAAAATAATTGAAAAGGAAGACACTGAAACGATTAACAATACCATTATCGATGTCAGTTTGATTCAGGGGGATACTACGAGGCCACTGTCAGTTCAAACAGCAGAAACAACTGGCTGATTGAGATTATACGCCGGTGTGACTTATGAAAAACAAGCCCTACACCGGCAATTACTTCGGGAAACCGTTGACACATCATCTGGCCTTAACCTTCCTCCGCCATGCCTTACTTCGGGTGGAAGTTTCTCGCCTGTAACAGTAAAAAGGGCAGCTCCAGCAATAACTGGGGCTGCCCTTTTTCACCTATATTTCTTTACTGCAGCGCAAACATAATCTCCGCTTCGCAAACAAGTTCGCCGTTCACAGTGGCAACACCTTTGCCTTTGCCCATCGGCCCTTTGAAGCGCAGCATTTCGACTTCGAGACGGAGCTGGTCGCCGGGGCGGACTTGCTTTTTGAAGCGGCATTTGTCGATGCCGGTGAAGAATGCAAGTTTTCCGCGGTTTTCTTCAGGCTTCAGCATGGCGACAGCTCCGGTCTGGGCCAGCGCTTCCACGATCAAGACACCGGGCATGACCGGGTAGTCCGGAAAGTGGCCGTTGAAGAACTCTTCGTTTGCTGTCACGTTTTTGGTGGCGACGGCGCGTTTTCCTTCTTCAATTTCCTCAATCCGGTCGATCAGCAAAAACGGGTAGCGGTGCGGGATGATTTCTTTGATTTCCTGAATATCGAGCATGCGGTCCCCTCCTGGGTTTATTCTTTTTCAACTATATCCAGTATATGGACCCATGTCTCTTTTTTCAAGGCATCAGCGGGTTCGCCCTCGCCGATGACGCCGTAGCCGACCATCAATCCTGCAATAAGAGACAGGGCGATCAGCGCAATGACGATAAGCAACCGAAGCCAGATCGGGATAAGGCGAACCCTCACTTTGTAAGGCTTCGTTTTTTCTTTCACTTCCTTATTCTTTTTCGCTTCTGCTTTCCGGGCTTCGCGCTTTTCTGTACGCGATTCCTGCTCCGTTTGGCTTGCCATCATGTCTTTACTCCTTTATCTCAATCCATTGATTAGCCCCATCATCTGGTCAGAGATGGAAATGGATTTTGCGTTGAATTGATAGGCGCGCTGCGTCATGACCATATCGGTCATTTCTTTGGAAAAATCGACGTTCGATGCTTCCAGCGCTCCTTGTCTGATTGAAACATTTTCAGCGCCGCGGATGATATCTTCGGCCTGTACCTCTAATCTATTTAATTCCTCTTCCCCAGGCAACGCAAACCGGTTATCCCCGATTTGATTCAAAAGCTGGGGACGGGTCACTTCAGCAATTTGCAGGCGGCCGGCTTCTACAGGTCCGTTCGCGGTTTCGGCTGTTATACTGCCGTCTTCGGAAATGGTGATCGATTCAAAACCGGCCGGAATGGTGATCGGGCCGGTTTCCCCCATCACAAAATCGCCGTTTCCGGTCACAAGCCGGAGCTCTGCCGGATTCGCGTCGTTCGGCGTCACGTAGAATGCGCCGTTGCGGGTATATTGGATTTCAGGCTGGCCGTTGCGGTCAACCTGGATTTGAAAGAGCTGGTTTTCTTTTGCAAGGGCAACGTCGAGCGGGCGGTCCGTCGGGGTGACTGTTCCCTGTGCAAACAGGATATTCGTTTCACCGATTCTTGCCCCTGCGCCAACGCGGATGCCTTCCGGAGTCAGCCGTTTGGCTTCATCGCCGGACTGGTTGTTGATCTGCCGGACGAGCAATTCGCCGAATTGGGTTTCACGTTTCTTATATCCATGTGTATTCAAATTGGACAGGTTACTGCCGATTGTATCAAGACGCTTTTGCAGCTGTCCCATTGTTACAGATGAAGTGATCATTGAACGGTTCATCTTTTATCCCCCTTACGTGAGCCTGCCGACTTCATTGGCCGCTTTATCCA includes:
- a CDS encoding LacI family DNA-binding transcriptional regulator, which encodes MTNIKDVAQKAGVSVTTVSRVFNNRGYISKETREKVMKAMEEVDYQPNQIARALQKSQSYLIGVIVPDSNHPFFSDLVKYIEMYASEKNYKILLCNSLGDAEKEANYISMLRQNRVDGIIMCSHTLQVEQYKKANLPIVSFDRILSNNIPYVGSDNFLGGELATRHLIENGCKNLLHISGPSELDSLPNRRTDAFKLTCMKHDIPFTIVEGALNKLTFDYFWDFINKEVSKYLRDIDGVFCSNDTVAYALYIYAIKNGIKVPEDLQIVGYDNHSFTRMLQTPRLTTISQPTDRIGKVLSNTLIKIIEKEDTETINNTIIDVSLIQGDTTRPLSVQTAETTG
- the fabZ gene encoding 3-hydroxyacyl-ACP dehydratase FabZ, with protein sequence MLDIQEIKEIIPHRYPFLLIDRIEEIEEGKRAVATKNVTANEEFFNGHFPDYPVMPGVLIVEALAQTGAVAMLKPEENRGKLAFFTGIDKCRFKKQVRPGDQLRLEVEMLRFKGPMGKGKGVATVNGELVCEAEIMFALQ
- a CDS encoding DNA-directed RNA polymerase subunit beta translates to MASQTEQESRTEKREARKAEAKKNKEVKEKTKPYKVRVRLIPIWLRLLIVIALIALSLIAGLMVGYGVIGEGEPADALKKETWVHILDIVEKE
- a CDS encoding flagellar hook-basal body protein produces the protein MNRSMITSSVTMGQLQKRLDTIGSNLSNLNTHGYKKRETQFGELLVRQINNQSGDEAKRLTPEGIRVGAGARIGETNILFAQGTVTPTDRPLDVALAKENQLFQIQVDRNGQPEIQYTRNGAFYVTPNDANPAELRLVTGNGDFVMGETGPITIPAGFESITISEDGSITAETANGPVEAGRLQIAEVTRPQLLNQIGDNRFALPGEEELNRLEVQAEDIIRGAENVSIRQGALEASNVDFSKEMTDMVMTQRAYQFNAKSISISDQMMGLINGLR